A section of the Mesobacillus jeotgali genome encodes:
- a CDS encoding NAD(P)H-dependent flavin oxidoreductase: MDFPELKIGHMVTRVPIMQGGMGVGISLSGLASAVANAGGIGIISGTGISTEELRLHIRKARELTKGKGYIGVNVLFAMNDFAEKMKAALEEKVDFIISGAGISRDMYSWGKQAGIPVISIVSSVKLAKISERLGASAVVVEGFEAGGHLGTDKPLFEILPEIAESVSIPVIAAGGIMTGDDIARALSIGASGVQMGTRFVASEECDAPQSFKEKYVSATEEDTQLVKTTVGLHGRAIANHFTRLITTSDKLRIKKCRDCLKNCSYQFCTLDSLLTSVAGDVENGLVFAGARVGEIKDILPVRQIIENLRMEYKASAFV; this comes from the coding sequence ATGGATTTTCCAGAACTAAAAATTGGCCATATGGTGACAAGGGTTCCGATTATGCAAGGCGGAATGGGGGTGGGCATTTCACTGAGCGGATTAGCCTCTGCAGTGGCAAACGCAGGCGGAATCGGGATCATTTCCGGAACAGGGATTTCAACCGAGGAATTGCGGTTACATATCAGGAAGGCCAGGGAACTTACAAAGGGTAAAGGGTACATCGGTGTAAATGTCTTGTTTGCCATGAATGACTTTGCTGAAAAAATGAAAGCTGCGTTAGAAGAAAAAGTGGATTTCATCATCTCTGGAGCAGGGATATCAAGAGATATGTATTCTTGGGGTAAGCAAGCTGGAATCCCTGTCATATCGATTGTTTCCTCCGTGAAGTTGGCGAAAATCTCGGAACGTCTGGGTGCCTCTGCAGTCGTTGTGGAGGGATTTGAGGCGGGCGGCCATCTGGGGACAGACAAGCCTTTATTTGAAATACTCCCTGAGATCGCAGAGTCTGTGTCTATCCCTGTAATTGCTGCGGGCGGAATTATGACCGGCGATGATATTGCCAGGGCTTTATCAATCGGAGCTTCCGGTGTCCAAATGGGCACAAGATTTGTTGCCAGTGAGGAATGTGATGCTCCGCAAAGCTTTAAGGAAAAGTATGTTTCAGCTACTGAAGAGGACACACAGCTCGTAAAAACAACTGTAGGATTGCACGGGCGGGCGATAGCAAATCATTTTACCAGGCTGATTACTACTTCAGATAAATTAAGGATCAAAAAATGCCGTGATTGCCTAAAAAATTGCTCCTATCAATTTTGCACACTGGACTCTCTGCTTACCTCGGTAGCAGGGGATGTAGAAAATGGCCTAGTATTTGCTGGTGCCAGGGTAGGTGAAATTAAAGATATCCTTCCAGTCCGGCAAATTATTGAAAATTTAAGGATGGAATACAAAGCATCTGCCTTTGTCTAA
- a CDS encoding aldo/keto reductase: protein MPNNLQDTTTLHNGVKMPWFGLGVFKVQEGSEVVESVKAALRNGYKSIDTAAVYKNEEGVGQAIKEAGVPREELFITTKVWNSDQGFESTLQAFETSMEKLGLDYLDLYLIHWPVAGKYKETWKALEKLYKDGRVRAIGVSNFHVHHLKDLLADAEIKPMVNQVEYHPHLAQTELLEFCKAEGIQMEAWSPLKQGELLTEPTIVEIAEKYSKSPAQTILRWDLQNGVVTIPKSIKEHRIIENAAIFDFELSSEDMDRLNSLNKDERVGPNPDNFNF, encoded by the coding sequence ATGCCAAATAATCTCCAGGATACAACTACACTACATAATGGAGTCAAGATGCCTTGGTTTGGCCTTGGAGTGTTCAAGGTACAGGAAGGGTCCGAGGTTGTTGAGTCTGTAAAAGCTGCCCTTAGGAATGGCTATAAAAGCATCGATACTGCAGCAGTTTACAAGAACGAGGAAGGCGTAGGACAGGCGATCAAAGAAGCTGGCGTTCCTCGTGAGGAGTTATTTATCACAACAAAGGTATGGAATTCCGATCAGGGCTTTGAATCGACACTTCAGGCTTTTGAAACAAGCATGGAGAAGCTTGGCCTTGACTATCTAGATCTTTACCTGATCCACTGGCCTGTGGCGGGCAAGTACAAGGAAACATGGAAGGCACTTGAAAAGCTATATAAGGATGGACGGGTTCGTGCTATTGGAGTGAGCAATTTCCATGTTCATCATCTTAAGGACTTGCTGGCTGATGCTGAAATTAAGCCAATGGTCAACCAGGTTGAATATCATCCACATCTGGCACAGACTGAGCTGCTCGAATTCTGTAAAGCTGAAGGCATCCAAATGGAAGCCTGGTCTCCACTGAAACAGGGTGAGCTTTTAACGGAACCGACGATTGTTGAAATTGCCGAAAAATATAGCAAATCACCGGCTCAAACCATTCTTCGCTGGGACTTGCAAAATGGCGTTGTCACGATTCCTAAGTCCATTAAGGAACACCGTATTATCGAAAATGCAGCTATCTTTGACTTTGAGCTTTCTTCTGAAGATATGGACCGTTTGAACAGCTTGAATAAAGACGAGCGTGTAGGGCCGAATCCCGATAATTTCAATTTTTAA
- a CDS encoding thioredoxin family protein, with protein MIIKVLGSGCEKSKDLEENINLAIQEAGVAAVVEKIEDDKEIEKYKVNSTPAMVIDEKVVSAGEQLSADEIKRLF; from the coding sequence ATGATTATCAAGGTACTAGGAAGTGGTTGTGAAAAATCCAAAGATCTTGAGGAAAATATTAATTTAGCCATACAGGAAGCAGGTGTGGCGGCAGTTGTTGAAAAGATAGAAGATGATAAGGAAATTGAAAAGTACAAAGTGAATAGCACCCCTGCCATGGTAATTGATGAAAAAGTGGTTTCAGCAGGGGAACAATTATCAGCGGATGAGATTAAAAGACTATTCTAG
- a CDS encoding DegV family protein, whose product MTTLNDIAWVTDSTSSLSEEFIKENHIYVVPLSIIFGEESYLEGVDITAEDFYPKLSASKVLPKTSQPAIGEFVELYQKLKEQYKHAIAIHASSALTGTYQSSVAASSMVEFKVDVIDSKIGSFPLGRMVEKGIELQKEGKSYDEIVSYLRTLPDKANLYMAPGSLEQLHKGGRLSTTQVIIGSLIKLKLIVRFDDGKVVLFDKIRTEKKVKERLFQIFEEASGNVKAASVIHGNVQALANEWQAELQQRFPDISFTTTKFSPVAGTHTGQGTIGLAWVNE is encoded by the coding sequence ATGACGACATTAAATGACATTGCATGGGTAACTGACAGTACATCTTCCCTTTCAGAAGAATTCATAAAAGAAAACCATATATACGTTGTGCCGTTAAGCATTATTTTTGGCGAAGAATCCTATTTAGAGGGCGTGGATATTACTGCGGAGGACTTTTATCCAAAGCTATCTGCATCAAAGGTGCTGCCGAAAACATCCCAGCCAGCGATCGGTGAGTTTGTAGAACTTTATCAAAAGCTCAAGGAGCAATATAAGCATGCGATTGCAATTCACGCTTCCAGTGCTCTGACAGGAACCTACCAATCCTCTGTAGCCGCTTCCAGTATGGTGGAATTCAAGGTCGATGTCATCGATTCGAAAATCGGTTCTTTCCCGCTGGGCCGCATGGTTGAAAAAGGAATTGAACTCCAGAAGGAAGGCAAGTCCTACGATGAAATTGTATCCTATCTAAGAACGCTGCCTGACAAGGCAAATCTTTATATGGCACCTGGAAGTCTGGAGCAGCTGCATAAAGGCGGCCGTCTTTCCACTACTCAGGTAATCATCGGCAGCTTGATTAAACTGAAGCTGATCGTAAGGTTCGATGATGGGAAGGTTGTCCTCTTTGATAAAATCAGGACGGAGAAAAAGGTAAAGGAGCGCTTGTTCCAAATATTTGAGGAGGCTTCTGGCAACGTCAAGGCAGCAAGTGTCATCCATGGGAATGTACAGGCATTGGCCAATGAATGGCAGGCAGAGCTGCAGCAGCGCTTCCCAGATATCTCGTTTACAACGACTAAATTCAGTCCAGTAGCCGGCACGCATACAGGGCAGGGCACTATAGGACTAGCCTGGGTTAATGAATAG
- a CDS encoding NCS2 family permease yields the protein MKNFFQFAERNTNYKQESLAGITTFLSMAYILVVNPLILSQAGMDKGAVFTATALSAIIGSLLIGLLANFPIGIAPSMGLNSFFTFSVSIGMGVKWEVALTGVFIAGVLFVILSLLKIREKIINVIPQDLKHAIAAGIGFFVAFIGLKNAGIIVGSEATFVSIGNLTAGPVLLALFGFIISVIMMARGISGGIFYGMVIATIVGIITGLIEKPDAIIGTIPDISPTFGVVFNHLGDIFSPDVLAVIFTFLFVGFFDTAGALIAVASQAGLMKENKIPNAGRALLADAGSSVVGAVLGTSTTASFVESSAGIAVGGRTGFTSVIIAACFGAALFFSPILSVITPEVTAPALIIVGALMATEISKINWNNLAVIIPAFVTIIMMPLTFSVATGIALGFILYPLMMLGMGRIRDVHPIMYVLGFLFVGYFMYI from the coding sequence ATGAAAAACTTTTTCCAGTTTGCAGAACGAAATACAAATTATAAACAAGAGTCCCTCGCCGGGATCACGACATTCTTATCGATGGCATATATTCTTGTGGTTAACCCCCTGATCCTCAGCCAGGCAGGCATGGATAAGGGAGCAGTTTTTACCGCTACGGCTCTATCGGCGATTATTGGTTCGCTGCTGATCGGCCTGCTTGCTAATTTCCCAATCGGAATTGCTCCAAGCATGGGCTTGAATTCCTTTTTCACTTTCAGTGTCAGCATCGGCATGGGAGTTAAATGGGAGGTCGCCCTTACCGGCGTGTTCATTGCAGGTGTCTTATTCGTCATCCTGAGCCTTTTAAAAATCCGTGAAAAAATCATCAATGTCATACCGCAAGATTTAAAGCATGCAATCGCTGCTGGCATCGGTTTTTTCGTTGCCTTCATCGGCTTGAAAAATGCGGGAATCATCGTTGGCAGTGAAGCTACCTTTGTCTCGATCGGCAATCTGACTGCGGGTCCTGTCCTTCTTGCGTTGTTCGGTTTTATCATCAGCGTGATCATGATGGCCCGGGGAATCAGCGGCGGTATTTTTTACGGAATGGTGATCGCCACAATCGTTGGGATCATTACTGGCTTAATTGAAAAGCCAGACGCCATCATTGGCACAATTCCTGACATCTCACCTACTTTCGGTGTTGTTTTCAACCATTTGGGCGATATCTTTTCCCCGGATGTGCTTGCTGTCATTTTCACTTTCCTTTTCGTCGGGTTCTTCGATACAGCTGGAGCACTGATTGCTGTAGCAAGCCAGGCTGGTTTGATGAAGGAAAATAAGATTCCAAATGCAGGTCGCGCCCTGCTTGCTGATGCAGGCTCTTCTGTTGTCGGTGCCGTACTTGGCACTTCAACAACTGCATCATTCGTCGAATCTTCAGCAGGGATCGCGGTCGGCGGCCGAACTGGTTTCACCTCGGTGATCATCGCAGCCTGCTTTGGCGCAGCCTTGTTTTTTTCACCAATTTTATCGGTAATCACTCCTGAAGTGACCGCACCCGCTCTAATTATTGTAGGCGCGTTAATGGCAACTGAAATAAGTAAAATCAACTGGAACAATCTTGCGGTTATCATTCCTGCATTCGTAACAATCATCATGATGCCACTCACATTCAGTGTCGCTACAGGAATCGCGCTCGGCTTCATCCTTTATCCTTTGATGATGCTTGGCATGGGCAGGATCAGAGATGTCCACCCGATTATGTATGTCCTGGGATTTTTATTCGTTGGCTATTTTATGTATATATAG
- a CDS encoding nucleotide-binding protein codes for MQGANITIVTGHFGSGKTEISINLAVEAEKLNQRVAVADLDIVNPYYRARDAREIFLEKGIELIAPAERLAAADLPIVPGELGRVIYSPDYRLIVDAGGDKDGATALGQFYNDWKDMKPEVLFILNANRPYVSNLEGAIDTLKKIEKASRLKVTGIINNSNVGNETTDHDVKKGLQLSMELSKQLGVPLLYTVVPEHLSKAAVGIEAESPVKVISRYLKLPWEM; via the coding sequence ATGCAAGGTGCGAATATTACCATTGTTACCGGCCATTTTGGCAGCGGTAAAACCGAAATATCAATCAATCTAGCTGTCGAAGCAGAAAAACTGAATCAGAGAGTGGCGGTTGCCGACCTTGATATCGTCAACCCATATTACCGTGCAAGGGACGCCAGGGAGATTTTTTTGGAAAAAGGAATTGAACTGATTGCACCAGCTGAAAGACTCGCTGCTGCGGATTTACCGATTGTTCCTGGCGAGTTGGGCAGGGTGATCTATAGTCCAGATTACAGGCTGATCGTGGATGCTGGCGGGGATAAGGATGGAGCCACAGCACTGGGTCAGTTTTACAATGATTGGAAGGATATGAAGCCTGAGGTGCTTTTTATCCTGAATGCCAACCGTCCATATGTCAGTAACCTGGAGGGGGCGATTGATACGTTGAAAAAGATTGAAAAAGCTTCAAGGCTTAAGGTAACAGGAATCATCAATAATTCTAATGTTGGAAATGAAACTACGGATCATGATGTGAAAAAAGGATTGCAACTCAGCATGGAGTTATCCAAGCAGCTTGGTGTTCCGCTATTATATACGGTGGTGCCGGAGCATTTATCAAAAGCAGCAGTTGGGATTGAGGCGGAATCTCCTGTAAAAGTAATCTCGAGATATTTGAAATTGCCGTGGGAAATGTAA
- a CDS encoding 4Fe-4S binding protein produces the protein MDQRVVFNEETCKSCKLCLNACPTNVIYLADYLNEKGYRPAVVTDQENCISCGKCAQMCPDSVIIVYRPEKVRKSI, from the coding sequence ATGGATCAGAGAGTCGTTTTTAATGAAGAGACTTGTAAATCATGCAAATTATGTCTGAATGCTTGTCCGACAAATGTTATTTATCTGGCTGATTATTTGAATGAAAAAGGATATCGGCCGGCCGTGGTGACCGATCAGGAGAACTGTATCAGCTGCGGGAAATGCGCGCAAATGTGTCCGGATTCCGTAATCATTGTCTATAGGCCTGAAAAAGTCCGTAAATCTATATAG
- a CDS encoding 3-methyl-2-oxobutanoate dehydrogenase subunit VorB: MGKVLMKGNEVIAEAAVHAGCKYFFGYPITPQSELVAYMARRLPEVGGLFLQAESEVAAINMVYGAAGTGVRVMTSSSSPGFSLKQEGISYLVGAELPALIVNVVRGGPGLGNIQPAQSDYFQVTKGGGHGDYHTPVLAPSTLQEIIDLTSAAFDIADRYRTPVILLGDGMLGQMMEPVEFQDLSEREHEEKEWATTGTRGDGKPRIITSLELNADALEKRNEHLQKKFALIKQNEVRYETYETEDAEYIVTAYGTAARIAMNAINKARKNGLKIGMIRPITLWPFPELPFVETRDRVKGYLSVEMSAGQMVEDVRLAVNGRAPVSFFGRTGGVVPTQEEIYDQIIKLAGGVEV; this comes from the coding sequence ATGGGGAAAGTGTTGATGAAGGGTAATGAGGTGATTGCGGAAGCCGCAGTCCATGCGGGCTGTAAGTATTTTTTCGGCTATCCTATTACGCCGCAGAGTGAGCTTGTAGCCTATATGGCTAGAAGGCTGCCCGAGGTTGGCGGCTTATTTTTACAGGCGGAAAGTGAAGTAGCTGCAATTAATATGGTATACGGCGCTGCTGGGACCGGTGTCCGTGTGATGACGTCTTCATCAAGTCCCGGGTTCAGCCTGAAGCAAGAAGGCATCTCTTACCTGGTTGGGGCTGAGCTGCCTGCACTGATTGTGAATGTTGTGCGTGGAGGTCCAGGACTTGGGAACATCCAGCCGGCGCAATCCGATTATTTTCAAGTAACAAAGGGCGGTGGACATGGCGATTATCATACACCAGTGCTGGCGCCCTCTACGCTTCAGGAAATAATCGACCTGACTTCCGCTGCATTTGATATTGCGGACCGCTATCGGACGCCAGTCATATTGCTTGGGGATGGTATGCTCGGGCAGATGATGGAACCGGTTGAGTTTCAGGACCTGTCTGAAAGGGAGCATGAGGAAAAGGAATGGGCTACGACAGGTACTCGCGGTGATGGAAAGCCAAGGATTATCACCTCGCTGGAATTGAATGCAGATGCCTTGGAAAAACGAAATGAACATCTTCAGAAAAAATTTGCTCTGATCAAGCAAAATGAGGTTAGATATGAGACGTATGAAACTGAGGATGCAGAGTATATCGTCACAGCTTACGGAACAGCAGCAAGGATTGCCATGAATGCGATTAATAAAGCGCGTAAGAATGGATTGAAAATCGGCATGATTCGGCCAATCACATTATGGCCATTCCCTGAATTGCCGTTTGTTGAAACCAGGGACAGGGTGAAGGGCTACCTTTCAGTTGAAATGAGTGCTGGCCAGATGGTTGAGGATGTAAGACTGGCTGTCAACGGCAGGGCTCCTGTTTCATTTTTTGGCCGAACTGGCGGAGTAGTACCGACGCAGGAAGAAATTTACGACCAAATCATCAAGCTGGCCGGGGGTGTTGAGGTATGA
- a CDS encoding thiamine pyrophosphate-dependent enzyme, with protein sequence MTMKTVFEKTTGLTGIQTHYCPGCTHGIIHRMVGEVLEEMGILEDTIGVASVGCSVLSYEYFNCDMTQAAHGRAPAVATGIKRVLPDRFVFTYQGDGDLASIGIAEAVHAAARGENITVIFVNNAIYGMTGGQMAPTTLVGQKTATTPFGRNASIQGLPIRVSEMLSTLDGTAYIERVSTHDVPNILKAKKAIRKAFETQKQGLGFSMIEVLSSCPTNWGLDPGESLDWIKNNMVPAYPPGVYRDVQKGDVS encoded by the coding sequence ATGACAATGAAAACGGTGTTCGAAAAGACAACGGGTTTGACTGGTATCCAGACGCACTACTGTCCCGGCTGTACGCACGGAATCATCCATAGAATGGTTGGCGAAGTATTGGAAGAAATGGGGATTCTTGAAGATACAATCGGCGTTGCATCAGTAGGGTGCTCGGTTTTATCCTATGAATATTTCAATTGTGATATGACCCAGGCGGCGCATGGCAGGGCACCTGCAGTTGCGACTGGAATAAAGAGAGTCCTGCCAGACCGTTTTGTTTTTACCTATCAGGGAGATGGCGATCTGGCTTCGATTGGCATTGCGGAAGCTGTTCATGCTGCAGCACGAGGGGAGAATATAACAGTCATTTTTGTGAATAATGCAATTTATGGCATGACAGGGGGACAAATGGCGCCGACCACCCTGGTTGGACAAAAAACGGCTACAACACCATTCGGGCGCAATGCCAGCATCCAGGGTTTGCCGATTCGTGTAAGTGAGATGCTGTCCACACTTGATGGTACGGCTTATATCGAGCGAGTTTCTACACACGACGTGCCCAATATTCTTAAAGCGAAGAAAGCAATCCGCAAAGCGTTCGAAACGCAGAAGCAGGGGCTTGGCTTTTCGATGATTGAAGTCCTTTCAAGCTGTCCGACAAACTGGGGTCTGGATCCGGGCGAATCCCTCGATTGGATCAAAAATAATATGGTGCCTGCATATCCACCTGGTGTGTATAGGGATGTCCAGAAGGGAGATGTTAGCTGA
- a CDS encoding 2-oxoacid:acceptor oxidoreductase family protein yields the protein MEEILIAGFGGQGVMSMGQLIAYAGMTEGKYVSWLPSYGPEQRGGTANCAVVVSEEQVGSPLVSRPTTAIVLNNPSYEKFEPMVRPGGLLVVNSSLISKVSERTDIRVLNIHATDKANELGNPKVANMILLGAFLEETGILPDESILEALKKVLAPEKHSLLAINRQALELGRSLTKVMAP from the coding sequence ATGGAAGAAATTTTGATTGCCGGCTTTGGCGGCCAGGGGGTCATGTCGATGGGCCAATTGATCGCATATGCCGGAATGACAGAAGGCAAGTATGTCTCCTGGCTCCCTTCCTACGGACCAGAGCAGCGGGGCGGTACCGCAAACTGTGCAGTCGTTGTCAGTGAGGAACAGGTTGGTTCGCCACTTGTTTCAAGACCAACCACAGCCATTGTGCTGAACAATCCTTCTTATGAAAAATTCGAGCCGATGGTAAGGCCCGGCGGTCTATTGGTTGTTAACTCATCATTAATTTCGAAAGTCTCAGAAAGAACCGATATAAGGGTTTTGAATATCCATGCAACCGATAAAGCAAATGAGCTAGGCAATCCTAAGGTTGCTAATATGATCCTTTTAGGGGCATTTTTGGAGGAAACAGGAATATTGCCGGATGAATCGATTTTAGAAGCGTTAAAAAAAGTGCTAGCTCCAGAGAAGCACTCCTTATTAGCCATCAACCGCCAGGCATTGGAACTTGGGCGGTCTTTGACAAAAGTTATGGCACCGTAA
- a CDS encoding D-glycero-alpha-D-manno-heptose-1,7-bisphosphate 7-phosphatase, with translation MMNKKAIFLDRDGVLNEVLSDRVKFVNRPEDLYLLEGASEAVAELSKAGYEIFVVTNQGGVGLGFLKEKRLKEIHDHMIEMIMEHGGHIKEVAYCPHKPKAGCDCRKPNAGMLLDLASRHDIDLEGSVMVGDHERDIEAGKKAGCKTVFIGSEETSADKQAPSLQAAVPLILELLE, from the coding sequence ATGATGAATAAGAAAGCCATCTTTTTGGACAGGGACGGGGTCCTTAATGAAGTTTTATCCGACCGGGTAAAATTCGTCAACCGTCCGGAAGATTTATACCTGCTTGAAGGAGCATCCGAAGCAGTAGCGGAATTAAGCAAAGCTGGTTATGAAATATTCGTTGTCACGAACCAGGGAGGCGTCGGGCTGGGCTTTTTAAAAGAAAAACGACTCAAGGAAATCCATGACCATATGATAGAAATGATCATGGAACATGGCGGCCATATCAAAGAGGTCGCCTACTGTCCCCACAAACCTAAGGCTGGCTGCGACTGCCGCAAACCGAATGCAGGAATGCTTCTGGACCTAGCAAGCAGGCATGATATTGACCTAGAAGGAAGCGTCATGGTCGGTGATCACGAGCGCGATATTGAAGCCGGTAAAAAAGCTGGCTGCAAAACAGTCTTCATTGGTTCCGAAGAAACAAGTGCCGATAAGCAGGCACCATCACTCCAGGCGGCTGTCCCATTAATACTTGAGCTTTTGGAGTAG
- a CDS encoding DNA-3-methyladenine glycosylase: MKEIINFSSVLDDDFFQEPTLELAASLLGCILVKESEAGTAAGIIVETEAYVGPMDKAAHSYNNRRTKRTEIMFHQAGLAYTYVMHTHTLFNVVSGEESNPEAVLIRAVEPLAGVDLMVSRRGMPESVNLTNGPGKLTKALGIDMSDYGHTLTKKPLFITKGIIPDSISSGKRIGIDNSGEAKDYPWRFWITGNRYVSRHQNAEKIIVNNGGL, translated from the coding sequence ATGAAGGAAATAATCAATTTCTCGAGCGTGCTGGACGATGATTTTTTTCAAGAGCCTACCCTCGAATTGGCTGCTTCCCTGCTGGGATGCATATTGGTAAAAGAATCTGAAGCAGGTACTGCCGCGGGCATCATTGTCGAGACAGAAGCCTATGTTGGGCCAATGGATAAAGCCGCACACAGTTACAATAACCGGAGGACAAAGAGAACTGAAATAATGTTCCACCAGGCCGGCCTGGCCTATACCTATGTCATGCACACCCATACCCTTTTCAATGTTGTCAGTGGGGAGGAAAGCAATCCAGAAGCTGTCTTGATTCGGGCAGTGGAACCTTTGGCGGGAGTGGATTTAATGGTCAGTCGCCGGGGAATGCCCGAATCCGTCAATCTCACAAATGGACCTGGTAAGCTTACGAAAGCTTTGGGAATAGATATGTCAGATTACGGACATACATTAACGAAGAAGCCACTTTTTATCACCAAAGGGATCATACCAGACAGCATCTCGTCTGGCAAAAGAATCGGCATTGATAATTCCGGAGAAGCGAAAGACTATCCATGGCGGTTTTGGATAACAGGTAACCGCTATGTGTCCCGGCATCAGAATGCTGAAAAAATAATTGTGAACAATGGGGGTTTATGA
- the ytvI gene encoding sporulation integral membrane protein YtvI: protein MWKKWIWIAVAAAVIFFLIPYSLPLIFAFLTAVMLEGMVKWIIKRFSFKRLQAVIVVFIGFVLLLGVIGYNLVSIIAHQAISLSERTPTFVRDIYRTAILPLMHKWEFYSQNFPINVIEQIEVTIEKNINTLDSFLQQFIAGTLNLLTAIPGFMIEFLVYLIALFLFSLELPKLKLKLESHLKEQTRQKVFLVGSQLNKAGIGFLKAQIILSFVTFSMAMAGLSILGVKYTGLLSLLIVVVDILPILGTGSVLVPWAIIAILQDNHFLGIGLIILFLVITVVRRVIEPKIYSSNLGISPLASLTSMYIGLKLLGISGVFIGPIIVIIFDTLRKANVIRLNFRI from the coding sequence ATGTGGAAAAAATGGATATGGATTGCAGTGGCTGCTGCAGTCATCTTTTTTTTAATTCCTTACAGCCTTCCGCTTATTTTTGCCTTTTTGACAGCAGTCATGCTCGAGGGAATGGTTAAATGGATTATAAAAAGATTTTCATTCAAGCGATTACAAGCTGTAATCGTTGTGTTCATTGGATTTGTCCTTCTTTTGGGAGTGATAGGATATAATCTTGTATCGATCATCGCCCACCAGGCAATATCCTTGTCGGAAAGAACCCCTACATTTGTAAGGGATATATACAGGACAGCCATACTTCCGTTGATGCACAAGTGGGAATTTTATTCGCAAAATTTTCCTATCAATGTAATTGAACAGATCGAGGTAACGATTGAAAAGAATATCAATACATTAGACTCTTTCCTGCAGCAATTTATTGCAGGAACTTTAAATTTGCTGACAGCAATACCGGGTTTCATGATTGAATTTCTAGTGTACCTGATTGCTTTGTTCTTGTTCAGTCTTGAACTTCCTAAGCTGAAACTTAAGCTGGAATCCCATTTAAAGGAACAAACCCGTCAAAAGGTTTTTCTTGTCGGCAGTCAGTTAAACAAGGCAGGAATTGGGTTTTTAAAAGCTCAAATTATCCTGAGTTTTGTTACGTTTTCAATGGCCATGGCAGGATTGAGCATATTAGGGGTAAAGTATACAGGACTGTTGTCACTATTGATTGTGGTGGTGGATATCCTGCCAATTCTCGGTACCGGTTCCGTCCTTGTTCCGTGGGCAATCATTGCAATCCTTCAGGATAACCATTTTCTCGGTATAGGACTGATTATCCTGTTCCTTGTCATTACCGTTGTACGGAGGGTGATTGAGCCAAAAATTTATTCATCGAATCTTGGCATTTCCCCACTCGCATCTCTGACCAGCATGTACATTGGTTTGAAGCTGCTTGGAATCTCAGGTGTATTTATCGGTCCGATCATTGTGATTATCTTTGATACATTAAGAAAAGCAAATGTGATCAGATTGAATTTCAGGATATAA
- a CDS encoding H-type small acid-soluble spore protein — MNVGRAKEIVESADMINVTHEGIPVIIQHVDEKTKMARVYSKSQPDLEKDVPVLNLIED; from the coding sequence ATGAATGTTGGCCGTGCAAAAGAAATTGTTGAATCAGCAGATATGATCAATGTGACACATGAGGGTATACCCGTCATAATCCAGCATGTTGACGAGAAGACAAAGATGGCAAGGGTTTATTCAAAATCACAACCGGATTTGGAGAAGGACGTGCCAGTCCTTAATTTAATAGAAGATTAA